The window AAGGGTGAGGGTCCCTTCACTGTTTTCGCTCCTACCGATGAAGCTTTTGCCAAGCTTCCTAAAGGCGCGATCGAGGCTCTTTTGAATGATAAAGAGAAATTGGCTGCCGTGCTGACTTACCATGTTGTGCCTGGAAAAGTAATGGCTTCGGACGTGGTCAAAGTCGATAAGGCTCAGACTCTCAACGGCCAGGATTTAAAGGTCAAGGTCGACAAGGAGATGGTCATGGTTGACAATGCCAATGTCGTAGCCACTGATATTCTCTGCTCCAACGGTGTAATTCATGTAATCGACGAAGTAATCCTGCCTGAAATGAAGGAGAAGAAGTAACAACCTGCTCTGAGGGCTGTGTAACTCGGGCGTAACTAATCAATTTTAAAAAACCTTTTAATCGGAGGGTCTCTGATGAAAAAATTGCAAACTACACTGATGATTCTGTTCACACTGCTGACAGTGAACCTGTTCGCGGACGGCAATGCCCGTCTGCAGGTAATCCACAACTCGGCCGATCCGGCCGCTGAAACGGTCGATATCTACGTTAACGGCGCTCTTTTCCAGGATGATTTCATGTTCCGCACAGCCACCCCGTTTGTGGATGTGCCGTCCGGAGTCGAACTCAATATCGGTGTCGCTCCGGGCAAGAGCACTGGTCCCGGCGACATCATCGCTACAATCCCGGTAACTCTGGCCGAGGGTCAGACTTATGCCGCAATCGCCAATGGTGTACTGGACCCGTCGCAGTTCGCGGGCAATCCTGACGGTGAAGTGACCGCTTTCAATCTGTTCCTTAAAAAGAATGTGCGCGAATCTGCTTTCTTTAATAGATTTGTCGAATTCCTGGTATTCCACGGCGCGACTGATGCCCCGGAAATCGATGTTCGTGTGCAGAACATTTTCAGGAGCCGTCTTGTCAACGACCTGATGTACGGCGAGTTCAGCTGGTACAAGCGTGTCTTCCCGGGCAGTTTCGTGGTTGATATCACTCCTGCCGATGACAAAAATACGGTTGTTGCTTCCTTTGAGATTGATCTCTCCGGTCTGGGTGGCGGAGCGGCCATAGTTTTCGCATCCGGTTTTCTGAATCCGGGTGCCAACCAGGATGGCCAGGCTTTTGGCCTGTTCGCGGCTCTTCCCGATGGTACCGTGGTTGAGTTCCCGCAGGTGGTTCCGACCGCCGAACTGCAGGTCATTCATAACTCCTCTGACCCGGCCGCGAATGTGGTAGATATCTATGTGAATGGCAGTCTCTTCCAGGATGATTTCGCTTTCCGTACAGCTACCCCGTTTGTCGAGGTCCCTGCTGGAGTCGAACTGGCGATAGGTGTAGCCGGCGGTAACAGCTCCGGCCCGGAAGACATAATCGCAACTATCCCGGTCACCCTTGACGCTGATGAAACCTATGTAGCCATCGCCAACGGTGTGCTCGATCCAAACAGTTTCGCCGAGAATCCGGATGGTCGTTCGATCGCTTTTGATCTCTATGCCAAAGACGGTATCCGCACAGATGCGCGCTGGTTCCACAGGACCGACTTTCTTGTCTTCCACGGCGCAACCGATGCCCCGGCTGTCGACGTCATCGTGCGCGACAGTTACTACGGCAAGATAGTCGACGATGCTTCCTATGGCGATTTCACCAACTATCTTTCTGTGCGACCGAACGAATATATACTTGATGTCACACCGGGTAATGACAACAGCACCGTAGTTGCTTCATTTGTGGCAGATCTGACCGGTCTGGGCGGGGGTTCCGCGGTTGTCTTCGCCTCCGGTTTTTTGAATCCGGGTGCCAACCAGGATGGCCAGGCTTTTGGCCTGTTCGCGGCTTTAGCTGATGGTACCGTGGTTGAATTCCCGGCTGTCGATCCGGAAACTCCGGAAGCCCGACTGCAGGTAATCCACAATTCCGCTGATCCGGCTGCTGAGGTTGTCGACATCTATGTGAATGATGACCTGTTTTTGAATGATTTCGCTTTCCGCGATGCCACACCGTTTGTGAATGTTCCGGCGGAAGTCGAGCTGGGAATCGGGATCGCCGGTTCTGACAGCGAGGGTCCTGAAGACATCATCGCTACTATACCGGTAACTCTCGAGAATAACCAGACCTATGTCGCGTTCGCCAACGGCGTCCTCGATCCGGGTATGTTTGCTGAAAACCCCGATGGCCGTTCGATCGCTTTCGATCTGTACGCGATTGACAACGTTCGCGAAGAAGCCAGGTGGGGCTTTCTGGTCGACTTGCTGGTTTTCCACGGTTCCTCCGATGCCCCGGGTGTCGATGTGATCGCCCGTGGATGGTGGAGCTTCAGGCTGATTAATGACCTGTTCTATGGCGACTTTGCTGATTACAGGTCGGTCTTCGCCCAGAAGTATCAACTCGACGTCACTCCTTCCTTTGACAATTCGACCGTGGTAGCTTCTTTTGAAGCTGACTTGAGCGGTTTGAAGGGCGGTTCGGCCATAGTGTTTGCTTCCGGATTTTTGAACCCGTCGGCTAACCAGGATGGTGCAACGTTTGGTCTGTTCGCGGCTCTTCCCGACGGCACCGTGATTGAACTCCCGGCTGTCAGTGGCGGTTACGCCCTGACCAATCCGACCATGAAGCTGAACTCCAATGTTCCGCAGAGCTTCGAACTGGGCCAGAATTATCCCAACCCGTTCAACCCGACTACCAGTATATCCTTTTCATTGCCGGAACCGGGCAACGTCAGCCTGAAGGTCTATAACGTGCTCGGACAGGAAGTCGAAACC of the Candidatus Zixiibacteriota bacterium genome contains:
- a CDS encoding fasciclin domain-containing protein, producing the protein KGEGPFTVFAPTDEAFAKLPKGAIEALLNDKEKLAAVLTYHVVPGKVMASDVVKVDKAQTLNGQDLKVKVDKEMVMVDNANVVATDILCSNGVIHVIDEVILPEMKEKK
- a CDS encoding DUF4397 domain-containing protein; its protein translation is MKKLQTTLMILFTLLTVNLFADGNARLQVIHNSADPAAETVDIYVNGALFQDDFMFRTATPFVDVPSGVELNIGVAPGKSTGPGDIIATIPVTLAEGQTYAAIANGVLDPSQFAGNPDGEVTAFNLFLKKNVRESAFFNRFVEFLVFHGATDAPEIDVRVQNIFRSRLVNDLMYGEFSWYKRVFPGSFVVDITPADDKNTVVASFEIDLSGLGGGAAIVFASGFLNPGANQDGQAFGLFAALPDGTVVEFPQVVPTAELQVIHNSSDPAANVVDIYVNGSLFQDDFAFRTATPFVEVPAGVELAIGVAGGNSSGPEDIIATIPVTLDADETYVAIANGVLDPNSFAENPDGRSIAFDLYAKDGIRTDARWFHRTDFLVFHGATDAPAVDVIVRDSYYGKIVDDASYGDFTNYLSVRPNEYILDVTPGNDNSTVVASFVADLTGLGGGSAVVFASGFLNPGANQDGQAFGLFAALADGTVVEFPAVDPETPEARLQVIHNSADPAAEVVDIYVNDDLFLNDFAFRDATPFVNVPAEVELGIGIAGSDSEGPEDIIATIPVTLENNQTYVAFANGVLDPGMFAENPDGRSIAFDLYAIDNVREEARWGFLVDLLVFHGSSDAPGVDVIARGWWSFRLINDLFYGDFADYRSVFAQKYQLDVTPSFDNSTVVASFEADLSGLKGGSAIVFASGFLNPSANQDGATFGLFAALPDGTVIELPAVSGGYALTNPTMKLNSNVPQSFELGQNYPNPFNPTTSISFSLPEPGNVSLKVYNVLGQEVETLVSGYRDAGIHTVDFDASRMASGVYFYRITTDNFSESRKMMLLK